Proteins from a single region of Bradyrhizobium diazoefficiens:
- a CDS encoding alpha/beta fold hydrolase: MKRVFAILAFLCVLAAGQYVVVSKFAIRHEMLSLFDAARQRPISVDLAVRRDYETKANLGLWKLPVAIISNGNTVKATEYSFLANVLAARGYLVASIQQDLPTDPPLMTHVGQPYVGRRQVYMRCEANILFVLNTLKGRQENADYDHITLVGHSNGGDVSMYVAKQHPELVSKVITLDNLRVPFVLNPRMKILSFRSKDPHFVTDPGVLPTPEEAKARGIDIIHTGAQHTEMSDRGPDSVKEKIQATLDRFLRDSASSALAPADTTSPMIMNPGDY, encoded by the coding sequence ATGAAGAGGGTGTTTGCAATTCTTGCCTTTCTCTGCGTCCTTGCGGCGGGCCAATACGTAGTCGTCAGCAAATTTGCGATCCGTCACGAGATGCTGTCCTTGTTCGATGCCGCGCGTCAGCGGCCGATCTCGGTCGACCTCGCCGTGCGGCGCGACTACGAAACCAAGGCCAATCTCGGCCTCTGGAAGCTTCCGGTCGCCATCATCAGCAATGGCAACACCGTCAAGGCCACCGAGTATTCCTTCCTCGCTAACGTGCTTGCCGCGCGCGGCTATCTCGTCGCCAGCATCCAACAGGATCTGCCGACCGACCCGCCCCTGATGACCCATGTTGGCCAACCATATGTCGGCCGGCGCCAGGTCTACATGCGGTGCGAAGCCAACATCCTCTTCGTGCTGAACACGTTGAAGGGACGACAGGAAAATGCCGACTACGACCACATCACGCTGGTTGGTCATTCCAACGGCGGCGACGTCTCCATGTATGTCGCCAAGCAGCATCCCGAGCTTGTGTCGAAGGTGATCACGCTCGACAATCTGAGGGTGCCCTTCGTCCTCAACCCCCGCATGAAGATCCTCTCGTTCCGCTCCAAGGATCCGCATTTCGTGACCGACCCCGGCGTGCTGCCGACGCCGGAAGAGGCCAAAGCGCGCGGCATCGACATCATCCATACCGGTGCGCAGCACACCGAGATGAGCGATCGCGGTCCCGACTCGGTCAAGGAGAAGATCCAGGCGACCCTTGACCGCTTCCTGCGGGACAGCGCTAGCAGCGCGCTGGCGCCGGCCGATACGACCAGCCCGATGATCATGAACCCCGGCGACTACTAG
- a CDS encoding GcrA family cell cycle regulator yields MSINRAVLAGRALSAHAAECCATRPEPAAPSALKPANPVKLRCVGVRPRLIALVELEQGDCRYPYGGDEEGEEISFCGHPRQPGSSYCAPHAHLTRGPGAASGRTAGAVVLRLVSAA; encoded by the coding sequence TTGTCCATCAATCGTGCCGTCCTTGCCGGGCGAGCCCTGTCTGCTCACGCCGCCGAGTGTTGCGCGACCCGGCCTGAACCTGCCGCCCCATCGGCATTGAAGCCGGCCAATCCGGTCAAATTGCGCTGCGTCGGCGTCCGGCCGCGCCTGATCGCGCTGGTCGAGCTCGAGCAAGGCGATTGCCGCTATCCCTATGGCGGTGACGAAGAGGGGGAGGAGATCAGCTTCTGCGGTCACCCGCGCCAGCCCGGCTCGAGCTATTGCGCGCCGCATGCGCACCTGACCCGCGGTCCTGGAGCCGCATCCGGCCGTACCGCCGGTGCCGTGGTGCTGAGGTTGGTCTCCGCCGCCTGA
- a CDS encoding FecR family protein — protein sequence MLVRIGMRCALMAALVLGTASRASAADDGVWLVSKSSGEVWLATNGAQQVSLNQEETLKPGDTIRTGRNGRVLLVRGEETILISPNSVVGVPAEKKEGLSTTIIQQAGSILLEVEKRNVKHFEVETPYLAAVVKGTHFSVTVGAGSTKVGVLRGQVEVSDFKTGQIAQVMPGQVATAFEHGKPGLSLSGSGTLNPIEQGKPRASTIERIPVPKSGLSAPRNAANGHSIHALGPIGNGIKTAGAPAPSRQAIGAHPPKAGMERISSSLGEVKLNFHKVTHGLARDAVPAGHVRNANASTETVWSDSKSSTTTTATNSSIVTTVTVSSSGSGASASSTSSSATTPVATTAGATSDNSSGSNGSGNKTDGNGNGGNGSSGATGNGKGNNGNGNGNGGGNGSNGNGHGNGHGH from the coding sequence ATGCTTGTCCGAATTGGAATGCGGTGCGCCTTGATGGCAGCGCTTGTCCTGGGAACGGCGTCCCGTGCATCCGCTGCGGATGACGGCGTCTGGTTGGTCAGCAAGTCATCGGGCGAGGTCTGGCTCGCCACCAATGGCGCACAGCAGGTGTCGTTGAACCAGGAAGAGACGCTGAAGCCGGGCGATACCATTCGCACCGGGCGTAACGGCCGCGTGCTGCTCGTTCGTGGCGAGGAGACGATTTTGATCTCTCCCAACTCGGTGGTCGGCGTGCCGGCCGAGAAGAAGGAGGGACTTTCGACCACCATCATCCAGCAGGCGGGTTCGATCCTGCTCGAGGTCGAGAAGCGCAACGTCAAGCATTTCGAGGTCGAGACGCCCTATCTCGCCGCCGTGGTCAAGGGAACGCATTTCAGCGTCACGGTGGGTGCAGGCAGCACCAAGGTTGGTGTGCTCCGCGGGCAGGTCGAGGTCTCCGATTTCAAGACCGGCCAGATCGCCCAGGTGATGCCGGGACAGGTGGCCACCGCCTTCGAGCACGGCAAGCCCGGTCTCAGCCTGAGCGGTTCCGGTACGCTCAATCCGATCGAGCAAGGTAAGCCGCGCGCATCGACGATCGAGCGCATCCCCGTGCCGAAGTCGGGTCTGTCGGCGCCGCGCAACGCGGCGAACGGCCATTCGATCCATGCGCTGGGACCGATCGGCAATGGCATCAAGACGGCTGGCGCGCCGGCGCCATCGCGCCAGGCAATCGGAGCTCACCCGCCCAAGGCTGGCATGGAGCGCATCTCGAGCTCGCTTGGCGAGGTCAAGCTGAACTTCCACAAGGTCACCCATGGGCTCGCCCGTGATGCCGTCCCAGCCGGGCACGTGCGCAACGCGAACGCCAGCACCGAGACGGTGTGGAGCGATAGCAAGTCGAGCACCACGACCACTGCGACCAACAGCTCGATCGTCACGACGGTCACCGTGAGCAGCAGTGGATCCGGGGCCAGTGCCTCATCGACGTCATCAAGTGCAACAACCCCTGTTGCGACCACCGCTGGTGCGACCAGCGATAATTCCAGCGGCAGCAACGGCAGCGGAAATAAGACCGACGGCAATGGCAACGGCGGGAACGGCAGCAGCGGCGCCACCGGTAACGGCAAAGGAAACAACGGTAACGGCAACGGAAATGGCGGTGGGAACGGCAGCAACGGCAATGGCCACGGGAATGGTCACGGACACTAG
- a CDS encoding S24 family peptidase, which produces MLDVAMIERGLEKTGKSKGGLAAAMGVRPGAVSEILGGERLVKASEIIPIMEYLELNLAPIMGRVGAGAVIEPDFEQVPPEGLGDIALPFPIMEETIAFEIVGDSMLPKYESGDVIVVYKDQRHPLSTFYGEEAVVRLKTGERYLKTIERGKTPSVVNLNSFNAKPIVGVKLDWVGEICLSMPKGQLERLRAKSARPRKKGR; this is translated from the coding sequence ATGTTGGACGTTGCGATGATCGAGCGGGGCCTGGAGAAGACGGGCAAGAGCAAGGGCGGGTTGGCGGCGGCGATGGGCGTTCGCCCGGGCGCGGTGTCGGAAATCCTCGGCGGCGAACGCCTAGTGAAGGCCTCGGAAATCATTCCGATCATGGAATATCTTGAGCTGAATCTCGCACCGATCATGGGCCGCGTTGGCGCCGGCGCCGTGATCGAGCCGGATTTCGAGCAGGTTCCGCCGGAGGGGCTGGGCGACATCGCACTGCCCTTCCCGATCATGGAAGAGACCATCGCCTTCGAGATCGTCGGCGATTCGATGCTGCCCAAATACGAAAGCGGCGACGTGATCGTGGTCTACAAGGACCAGCGCCACCCACTGTCGACCTTCTACGGCGAAGAGGCCGTGGTCCGGCTCAAGACCGGTGAACGCTATTTGAAGACCATCGAGCGGGGCAAAACGCCCTCCGTTGTCAATCTCAACAGCTTCAACGCGAAGCCGATCGTCGGCGTCAAGCTCGACTGGGTTGGTGAGATCTGCCTCTCCATGCCCAAGGGTCAGCTCGAGCGGCTGCGCGCCAAGTCGGCCCGGCCCCGCAAGAAGGGCCGGTAA
- a CDS encoding phasin, with translation MIEPKLEVPEELRDLAEKTIDQAERAFGMFFDAATKSMSSVPGASADVSKQALAFTEQNMKAAFEHARKLVHATDLQEAMQIQSEFLRSQFTNAGDHMRQMTGNFMQPGKGKS, from the coding sequence ATGATCGAACCGAAGCTCGAAGTACCGGAAGAACTGCGCGACCTGGCCGAAAAAACGATCGACCAGGCGGAGAGGGCATTCGGCATGTTTTTCGATGCTGCCACAAAATCGATGTCGTCCGTTCCCGGAGCGAGCGCGGACGTGTCCAAGCAGGCCTTGGCCTTCACCGAGCAGAACATGAAGGCCGCGTTCGAACATGCCCGCAAGCTGGTTCACGCGACTGATCTTCAGGAAGCCATGCAGATCCAGTCCGAGTTCCTGCGCAGCCAGTTCACCAATGCCGGCGATCACATGCGCCAGATGACCGGCAACTTCATGCAGCCGGGCAAGGGCAAGTCCTGA
- a CDS encoding MoxR family ATPase, translated as MADQKPSTSIEAVESGLAAQGYIASRQIATAVYLSQQIEKPILVEGPAGVGKTELAKAIAAWRGMKMIRLQCYEGLDEAKALYEWKYAKQLLYTQILKDKLGEVLGGAQTLHAALGQLHDFGDVFFSKEFVEPRPLLQALEQPGGCVLLIDEIDKSDAEFESLLLEILSDFQVTIPEFGTVSAITPPTVILTSNSERDLGDALKRRCLHLHIGFPEQRLEERIVESRVPGISQALRRQMVGFIHEVRSLDLKKLPSVSETIDWARVLVLLQASELDTEIVKDTLNVLLKYEADIEAAQPQITTFIAKAARSNVFG; from the coding sequence GTGGCTGATCAGAAGCCCTCGACTTCGATCGAGGCAGTGGAGAGCGGCCTCGCCGCGCAGGGCTACATCGCGAGCCGGCAGATCGCGACCGCCGTTTATTTGTCGCAACAGATCGAGAAGCCGATCCTGGTCGAGGGCCCAGCGGGCGTTGGCAAGACCGAGCTTGCCAAGGCGATCGCCGCCTGGCGCGGCATGAAGATGATCCGCCTGCAGTGCTATGAAGGCCTCGACGAAGCCAAGGCGCTCTATGAATGGAAATACGCCAAGCAGCTGCTCTACACGCAAATCCTAAAGGACAAGCTGGGCGAAGTCCTCGGCGGCGCACAGACGCTGCACGCCGCACTCGGCCAGCTCCACGATTTCGGCGACGTGTTCTTCTCCAAGGAATTCGTTGAGCCGCGGCCGCTGCTCCAGGCGCTGGAGCAGCCGGGCGGCTGCGTGCTGCTGATCGATGAGATCGACAAGTCGGACGCGGAATTCGAATCGCTGCTGCTGGAGATCCTCTCGGACTTCCAAGTCACGATTCCCGAGTTCGGCACCGTCTCGGCGATCACGCCGCCGACGGTGATCCTTACCTCCAACAGCGAGCGCGATCTCGGCGACGCCCTGAAGCGGCGCTGCCTGCATCTGCATATCGGCTTTCCCGAGCAGCGGCTGGAGGAACGCATCGTCGAGAGCCGCGTGCCCGGCATCTCGCAGGCGCTGCGCCGGCAGATGGTCGGCTTCATCCACGAGGTCCGGTCGCTTGACCTGAAGAAGCTGCCCTCGGTCAGCGAGACCATCGATTGGGCGCGTGTGCTGGTGCTGCTTCAGGCTTCCGAGCTCGACACCGAGATCGTCAAGGACACGCTCAACGTGCTCCTGAAATACGAAGCCGACATCGAGGCGGCTCAGCCCCAGATCACGACTTTCATCGCCAAGGCAGCACGATCCAACGTCTTCGGTTGA
- a CDS encoding EAL domain-containing protein: MKRYRPHILVVIALAVVLSTGWHGALRNALTDLRFAWESRSASGNVVVVAIDAPSIDQIGVWPWPRRLHADLLHRLEAAGAHDVAFDIDFSTPSDPASDEAFLTALREVGGSTILPSFKQPTPNGGAVHINRPLKPFGNQSWPAVVNVAVASDGLVRRYPVGEKLGDAQIPSMAVVLAGQNVNRRLPFLIDFSIRAASIPIVSYVDVLRGDATALGKLRDKKVIVGATALELGDRFSVPNGRTVAGPVLQALAAESVLQNRMLRCTSDAGMIGGLGMICLLMMCSWRRVAPGVRVAILIAAGIGIELTAILVQEHWPFIIDTSLFHIAIVAYLTAIALDEIDFRSLLGRIAESRFHRIAMALGDGLVCTDEDHRITVWNPGASAIFGYMPTEMIGRPFETLCAMPAEAGTKTFAMRDAAREALLVPGGAVVVEFEGRRKNGETFPVEASFSGWQGTDGFQYGAILRDISVRKREAERVRYLAEYDVLTGLANRNTLHAGLAGLIAAVERRPSEVALLVLGLDGFQQINDMLGHSAGDLVLRAVAERLRIEAGSKAVVARLSGDEFAIALDCAGAGETMTALAERIARVFEAPLATGSRQHRVRISIGVAVYPEGGHTADDLLSNGHLALSKAKLTRRGGHVIFESTIRQELENRLTLESELALAADRGEFELFYQPQVRLIDGGLVGAEALIRWRHPVRGYLSPGEFMPVVNTSALSERIANWVMETAGRQARAWELSGNAVRVAINLSPSQLHSGDLAHSVAGLLKTTGLTPSLLEIEVTEDILLHDESRVLDMFKRIQELGVRILFDDFGTGYASLSYLKKFPLDGLKIDRSFVLDLLADSDDAAIVGSTIGLSKQLGLTVVAEGIENRATADSLVSMGCEEGQGYFFGRPMPAQAFEKQFLPAKLEAVSAA; encoded by the coding sequence GTGAAACGCTATCGGCCGCATATTCTTGTCGTGATCGCGCTGGCGGTCGTGCTCTCCACCGGGTGGCACGGCGCGCTTCGCAACGCGCTTACGGATCTCCGCTTCGCCTGGGAATCGCGTTCCGCCAGCGGCAACGTCGTCGTGGTGGCGATCGATGCCCCCTCGATCGATCAGATCGGGGTGTGGCCCTGGCCGCGCCGCCTGCACGCCGACCTGTTGCACAGGCTCGAGGCTGCCGGCGCGCATGACGTGGCTTTCGACATCGATTTCAGCACGCCCTCGGATCCGGCCTCCGACGAGGCCTTCCTCACCGCGCTTCGGGAGGTCGGTGGCTCGACGATCCTGCCGTCCTTCAAGCAGCCGACGCCAAATGGTGGCGCGGTTCACATCAATCGTCCCCTGAAGCCCTTCGGCAATCAATCGTGGCCGGCCGTCGTCAATGTCGCAGTCGCTTCCGATGGGCTCGTTCGCCGCTACCCGGTCGGCGAGAAGCTCGGCGATGCCCAGATACCGTCGATGGCCGTCGTGCTGGCAGGACAGAACGTCAATCGGCGGCTGCCCTTCCTGATCGATTTCAGCATTCGAGCGGCATCTATTCCAATTGTTTCCTATGTCGACGTGCTGCGAGGTGATGCCACGGCGCTTGGCAAGCTGAGGGACAAGAAGGTCATTGTCGGCGCCACGGCGCTCGAACTCGGCGACCGGTTCAGTGTCCCAAACGGTCGCACCGTCGCGGGGCCCGTGCTCCAGGCCCTGGCGGCAGAATCGGTCCTTCAGAACCGGATGCTGCGCTGTACGTCTGATGCCGGCATGATCGGCGGCCTCGGCATGATCTGCCTGCTGATGATGTGTTCATGGCGCCGTGTCGCACCGGGTGTCCGCGTCGCGATCCTGATCGCTGCCGGAATAGGCATCGAACTGACTGCGATCCTTGTGCAGGAGCATTGGCCGTTCATCATCGACACGTCGCTGTTCCACATTGCGATCGTCGCCTATCTGACGGCGATCGCGCTGGACGAGATCGATTTCCGTAGCCTGCTGGGACGTATCGCCGAAAGCCGCTTTCACCGCATCGCGATGGCGCTCGGCGATGGTTTGGTCTGCACCGACGAGGATCACCGGATCACGGTCTGGAATCCCGGCGCGAGCGCGATCTTCGGCTATATGCCGACCGAGATGATCGGTCGCCCGTTCGAAACGCTTTGCGCGATGCCGGCGGAAGCCGGCACAAAGACCTTCGCCATGCGCGACGCCGCGCGTGAGGCGCTGCTGGTCCCCGGCGGCGCCGTCGTCGTCGAGTTCGAAGGTCGGCGCAAGAATGGCGAGACCTTTCCGGTCGAGGCGAGCTTCTCGGGTTGGCAAGGAACGGACGGCTTCCAATATGGCGCGATCCTGCGCGACATTTCCGTTCGCAAGCGCGAGGCCGAACGTGTCAGATATCTTGCCGAGTATGATGTGCTGACGGGTCTTGCCAACCGCAACACGCTGCATGCCGGTCTCGCCGGTCTGATCGCTGCCGTGGAGCGGCGGCCGTCCGAGGTCGCGTTGCTCGTGCTTGGCCTCGACGGTTTTCAGCAGATCAACGACATGCTTGGACACTCAGCCGGCGACCTCGTGCTGCGGGCGGTGGCCGAGCGCCTGCGGATCGAAGCCGGTAGCAAGGCGGTCGTCGCCCGGCTTAGCGGTGACGAGTTTGCGATTGCGCTGGATTGCGCGGGCGCCGGCGAGACGATGACCGCACTCGCCGAGCGAATTGCGCGCGTGTTCGAGGCGCCGCTCGCAACGGGCTCGCGCCAGCACAGGGTCAGGATCAGCATCGGCGTTGCCGTCTATCCGGAAGGCGGGCATACCGCCGACGATCTCCTGAGCAATGGCCATCTTGCGCTGAGCAAGGCAAAGCTGACGCGGCGTGGCGGCCACGTGATATTCGAGAGCACGATCAGGCAAGAGCTGGAGAACCGGCTGACACTGGAGAGCGAATTGGCGCTTGCCGCGGACCGCGGTGAGTTCGAACTGTTCTATCAACCCCAGGTTCGCCTGATCGATGGCGGTTTGGTCGGAGCCGAAGCGCTGATCCGTTGGCGGCACCCGGTGCGCGGGTACCTCTCGCCCGGAGAGTTCATGCCCGTGGTCAACACCTCGGCACTGTCCGAGCGGATCGCGAACTGGGTGATGGAGACCGCCGGCCGACAAGCGCGCGCGTGGGAGTTGTCGGGCAATGCTGTGCGCGTTGCAATCAACCTCTCGCCATCGCAACTCCACTCCGGCGATCTCGCTCATTCGGTTGCCGGGTTGCTCAAGACGACGGGGCTTACTCCCTCGCTGCTCGAGATCGAAGTCACCGAGGACATCCTGCTGCACGACGAGAGCCGGGTGCTCGACATGTTTAAGCGGATTCAGGAGCTCGGTGTCCGCATCCTGTTCGACGATTTCGGAACGGGCTATGCAAGCCTGAGCTATCTGAAGAAGTTTCCGCTTGACGGGCTCAAGATCGACCGCTCGTTCGTGCTCGACCTGCTCGCGGATTCCGACGACGCCGCGATCGTCGGCTCGACCATCGGCCTCAGCAAGCAGCTCGGCCTGACGGTCGTTGCCGAAGGCATCGAGAACCGCGCCACGGCGGACTCCCTGGTCAGCATGGGATGCGAGGAAGGGCAGGGCTATTTCTTCGGCCGTCCGATGCCTGCCCAGGCGTTCGAGAAGCAATTTCTGCCGGCCAAGCTCGAAGCTGTCAGCGCCGCCTGA
- a CDS encoding GcrA family cell cycle regulator: MEPGHWSSEHSDALRDYFFRGLSYAEIGREINARLERLTRAMRWSVAPSGSGSQRPNG, encoded by the coding sequence ATGGAACCGGGCCATTGGTCGTCGGAGCATTCCGACGCGCTTCGCGACTATTTTTTTAGGGGATTGTCATATGCGGAGATCGGAAGGGAGATTAACGCAAGGTTGGAACGGCTTACACGCGCAATGCGGTGGTCGGTCGCGCCAAGCGGCTCGGGCTCGCAGCGCCCGAACGGGTGA
- a CDS encoding quinone oxidoreductase: MTHAIRFHKTGGPEVLVWEQVSVGKPGPGEARIRHTAVGLNFVDIYNRSGVYPAQLPSGLGSEAAGVVEEVGPGVTDLKPGDRVAYGASPLGAYSEARLIPADRLLKLPDGVDDKTAAAMMLKGLTTQYLIRQTYRVKAGDTILLHAAAGGVGSILSQWAKHLGATVIGTVSSDEKAKLAKAHGCDHVIIYTREDFVKRVDEITGGKKVPVVYDSVGKDTFLKSLDCLAPLGVAALFGASSGAVEPLNLGLLAQKGSLYVTRPTLFTYAAKRENLVAMANELFEVVKSGAVKIEVHQTYALKDAAKAHADLAARKTTGSTVLTV, from the coding sequence ATGACGCATGCCATTCGTTTTCACAAAACAGGCGGTCCGGAAGTTCTGGTGTGGGAACAGGTCAGCGTCGGCAAGCCTGGACCGGGCGAGGCACGTATCCGCCACACCGCCGTCGGTCTCAACTTCGTCGACATCTACAACCGCTCCGGTGTGTATCCGGCGCAATTGCCGAGCGGGCTCGGCAGCGAGGCGGCTGGTGTCGTCGAGGAGGTCGGGCCCGGCGTCACCGATCTGAAGCCGGGCGATCGCGTCGCCTATGGCGCTTCGCCGCTCGGCGCCTATTCCGAGGCGCGGCTGATCCCCGCCGACCGGCTGTTGAAACTGCCTGACGGCGTCGACGACAAGACTGCCGCTGCGATGATGCTGAAGGGGCTGACCACGCAATATCTGATCCGGCAGACCTATCGTGTGAAGGCCGGCGACACCATCCTGCTGCACGCGGCGGCCGGCGGCGTTGGGTCGATTCTGAGCCAGTGGGCTAAACATCTGGGCGCGACCGTGATTGGCACGGTGAGCAGTGACGAGAAGGCCAAGCTCGCTAAGGCGCATGGCTGCGATCACGTCATCATCTACACCCGCGAGGATTTCGTGAAGCGCGTCGACGAGATCACCGGCGGCAAGAAGGTGCCGGTGGTCTATGATTCCGTCGGCAAGGACACGTTCCTGAAGTCGCTGGACTGCCTCGCGCCGCTTGGCGTCGCAGCGCTGTTCGGTGCGTCCTCCGGCGCGGTCGAGCCGCTCAATCTCGGCCTGCTCGCCCAGAAGGGCTCGCTCTACGTGACCCGCCCGACGCTGTTCACCTACGCGGCCAAGCGCGAAAACTTGGTCGCGATGGCGAACGAGCTGTTCGAGGTCGTGAAGTCCGGCGCGGTCAAGATCGAGGTGCACCAGACCTATGCGCTGAAGGACGCCGCCAAGGCGCATGCCGATCTCGCCGCGCGCAAGACCACGGGATCGACCGTGCTCACGGTGTGA
- a CDS encoding ShlB/FhaC/HecB family hemolysin secretion/activation protein, with translation MRLPTSYRRLEISPSNYGERYARGAAGRYLAAALVLLGPTFASIPPALAQQAHQPGFDPRQPEKYFENQTGQESLSRLSVKLPSIAQPNTGGDTGPQFVLRGINVSGAHAIPQDRIAAIYQPYLGKKVSQADLATIVGAISDLYRAQGFHLSRAIVPPQDIADGRVRIQVIEGAIVEAELKGEGAEQFGVRPMLGPVLAEQPSRLATLERQLFLVNGRPGVRVTDTALEEIGGATGRFRLTVYLKTWHVFTSFGLDNLGSSSVGPWQTYVTGAFNSYLTPGDALAVHLSTIANDPRELGFGRLSYDTPVGVDGVRLGASVLYSAVRPGDARRLDSDISTTEAFELRASVVPLQSQSSSLTLTAAMTFSNVSGHDLYGPWYNDHIRTASLTADYRLQDRFGGTNYATMTYRQGLDVFGASHFDDDLLSRDGASSNFSVLNFWFTRYQTLNDAWSLKLSAASQTASRPLFTSQQFYLGGAAFGRGYGAAEISGDNGLAGSLELRFDQKLNFRYWSGYQLYAFGDAGAVWNDGYRLSDGLALSSAGAGVRFFLPHDLRADFGVAVPLSYRAPDNQRRSPRFLFTLSSAFRLCPERGRGGCL, from the coding sequence ATGAGACTACCAACTTCTTACCGTCGCCTGGAGATTTCTCCGTCAAACTACGGAGAACGATACGCGCGTGGCGCGGCCGGACGGTATCTCGCTGCCGCGCTCGTTCTGCTCGGACCGACATTTGCGAGCATCCCGCCGGCCCTCGCTCAACAGGCGCACCAGCCAGGGTTCGATCCCCGCCAGCCGGAGAAGTATTTTGAAAACCAAACCGGGCAGGAATCCTTGAGCCGGCTTTCGGTCAAGCTGCCCTCGATCGCCCAACCCAATACCGGCGGGGATACCGGGCCGCAGTTCGTGCTCCGCGGCATCAACGTCAGCGGCGCCCACGCCATCCCCCAAGATCGCATCGCCGCGATTTACCAGCCCTATCTCGGTAAGAAGGTTTCGCAAGCCGACCTCGCCACGATCGTCGGTGCGATCAGCGACCTCTACCGCGCGCAGGGTTTCCATCTCAGCCGGGCAATCGTGCCGCCGCAGGACATCGCCGACGGTCGTGTCCGAATCCAGGTGATCGAAGGCGCCATCGTCGAGGCGGAGCTGAAGGGCGAAGGTGCCGAGCAGTTCGGCGTCAGGCCAATGCTCGGACCGGTTCTGGCCGAGCAGCCGTCACGCCTGGCAACGCTCGAACGCCAGCTCTTCCTCGTCAACGGCAGGCCGGGTGTTCGGGTCACCGATACCGCGCTAGAGGAGATCGGCGGTGCGACCGGTCGCTTCCGCCTCACGGTCTATTTGAAGACCTGGCATGTCTTCACCTCGTTCGGTCTGGACAATCTCGGCTCCTCGTCGGTCGGTCCGTGGCAGACCTACGTAACGGGTGCCTTCAACTCCTATCTCACGCCCGGTGACGCGCTCGCCGTCCACCTGTCGACCATTGCCAATGATCCGCGCGAGCTCGGCTTCGGGCGGCTGTCTTATGACACGCCGGTCGGAGTCGATGGCGTGCGCCTGGGTGCATCCGTCCTCTATAGCGCGGTCCGGCCCGGCGATGCCCGTCGGCTCGACAGCGACATCAGCACGACCGAAGCGTTCGAGCTGCGTGCCAGCGTCGTCCCGCTACAGTCGCAGTCCTCCTCATTGACCCTGACCGCGGCGATGACCTTCAGCAACGTGTCGGGGCATGATCTTTACGGCCCCTGGTACAACGATCACATCAGGACTGCGAGCCTGACTGCCGATTACCGGCTCCAGGATCGCTTCGGCGGCACCAACTACGCGACAATGACCTATCGCCAGGGCCTCGACGTCTTCGGCGCCTCGCATTTCGACGACGATCTGTTGTCGCGCGATGGCGCGTCCTCGAATTTCTCGGTGCTGAACTTCTGGTTCACGCGGTACCAGACCCTGAACGACGCATGGTCGCTCAAGCTGTCTGCGGCAAGCCAGACCGCGTCGCGGCCGCTGTTCACCTCGCAGCAATTTTATCTCGGCGGCGCAGCCTTCGGCCGGGGCTATGGTGCGGCCGAGATCAGCGGCGACAACGGTCTTGCCGGCTCGCTCGAGCTGCGGTTCGATCAGAAGCTCAATTTCCGCTACTGGAGCGGCTACCAGCTCTACGCCTTCGGCGACGCCGGCGCGGTCTGGAACGACGGCTACCGGCTGAGCGATGGCCTGGCACTGAGCTCGGCCGGTGCCGGCGTACGGTTCTTCCTGCCGCACGATCTCCGGGCAGATTTCGGTGTGGCCGTCCCCTTGAGCTACCGGGCGCCGGACAATCAGCGCCGCAGCCCGCGGTTCCTGTTCACGCTGTCGAGCGCCTTCAGGCTTTGCCCCGAGCGCGGCAGAGGCGGCTGCCTCTAA